In Cydia fagiglandana chromosome 23, ilCydFagi1.1, whole genome shotgun sequence, the genomic window TCAGAACTGCCTAAATTAGATTTAGCAGATTCCACATTCAACATTCCCGGCAAAATCGACTTGCTCTtaggggcagaggtgtacggtcaAATACTTTTAAACAACATGATTAAAGCTCCACAAGGAGCACTTATCGCTCAGCGAACGTCTTTAGGCTGGATCGTTTCAGGGCCAACTCACTTAGGTGAGTCGGAAATTCGTAAAAGCGTTAGCGTTAACCACATTCATTTAGATGAAAACGAGCTGCTCAAGAAATTTTGGGAACTCGAGGCTGACCACAATACGACAGATCTCAAGCATCATTACACTGAAGACGAGAagaaatgtgaagaatttttcGCGGCTACCACTGAACGTGATAGCACCGGTAGATACATAGTGAAACTACCATTTCGTGATCAAGATCCCAGTTGCAAACACGGAAACTTTGTGCCTATTGCAACTAGGCGTCTCAACCAATTAGAAAAGAAGTTCGCAAAGGATGCTGAAATGAAGAAACGCTACTCGGATGTCATTAATGAATATCTTGAGCTGGAACACATGGAAGAAGTTCCTCCTGAATAGGAGAACAACCCAGATGCAGTTTACTTGCCACATCATGCTGTCATCCGAGATGACAGATCCACGTCAAAGCTGCGTGTGGTATATGACGCGTCTTGTCCTAGCTCTAATGGCGTTTCCTTAAATCAAGACCTTTTAGTAGGTCCAACTCTGCAACCTGTTTTGCGTCACACAATTCTTCGTTGGCGTTGCCACCCTATATGCCTGGTAGCAGACATTGTTAAAATGTACAGGCAAGTGAAAGTTCATCAAGACGATGTAGATTTTCAACGCATTCTATGGCGTGAAAACTCGGGGGAGAAGATTAAGCACTTGAGACTGCTCCGAGTCACCTTTGGTACGGCCTCAGCACCTCATCTTGCAGTGCGTGCTCTTCAGCAAGTAGCCTACGATGAAGGAGCACAGTATCCAAACGCTGCTGATAGGGTCCTCAAGCATTTCTATGTAGATGATTTGTTAACAGGCTGTGAATCTGTGGAAGAAGGTAAATTAGTATACCAAGAGATGAATGAACTTTTGAAAAAAGGTGGATTCGAATTACAAAAATGGAGCAGTAACAATGAAGAATTAATAAGTTACATGAAAGAAACTGATGTCAAAGAGGAAGGAAGTCTCCAGCTGAAGATAGATGCTGTCATGAAAATTCTGGGACTCGTCTGGAATCGCCGAAATGACGAATTTGAGTATTCGGTACAACTTCCTCCACTCACAGTTCCTGTAACAAAGAGAAGTGTCATATCTGACATATCAAGGCTGTTCGATCCACTCGGTTGGTTGGCTCCAGTGATCATAGTAGCCAAAATTTTCATCCAGAAGTTGTGGCTTTCGGGAATCGAATGGGATGATGAAGTACCACCACAATTACTGAAGGATTGGCTAAACTACAGAGAAAGTCTAAACCAACTTACCGAATTCAAGCTGCCCAGATGGAACCACGCTAGTTCCAATGTAACTGCGGAACTTCAGGGATTCTGCGACGCTTCTAATGAAGCGTTTGCTGCTGTTGTGTACTTAAGGACTATAGATGAAGAAGGAAATGTGCACGTGTCACTGATCACTTCTAAAACGAAAGTGGCACCAATTAAGCAAATTTCTATTCCACGTCTGGAATTGTGTGGGGCTGTGCTACTCACTAAATTGCTGGTTGAAGTAGCCGACGTTATGAGTATCAGCAAAGCGAACATTCATGCTTGGACTGACTCCACAGTAGTCATCTCTTGGCTAAATAGTCGTCCAAATCGATGGAAAACTTTCGTCGCTAACCGCGTATCTGAAATAATAACGTCAGTAGAGCCGCACCAATGGTCCCATGTCTCGTCGAAAGATAATCCTGCAGACTGTGCGTCTAGAGGTACACGACACCTGAGCAATGAAGAGCTCTGGATAGAAGGTCCGTCGTGGCTGAAAAATAAGGAGATTAGCTATAAAAAACCAAACATAAAGGATACAAACTTAGAAGAAAAAAGCACTAAAGCATGCTTCGTGAATACTTACGATAATGATGATGTCACAGCAGATGCCGAAGAAACACTTATTTCAAGGTTTTCTAAATTGTGGAAACTGCTACGCGTTCTGGCTTTCTGTAAACGATTTTTGAAATGTGTTAGAAAAGAAAAGGTAAGTCTGTGGTTAACAAGCAGTGAAATCCAAGAAACTTTAAAAATGTGTATAAAGATTGTTCAAGGAAATCATTTCAAAGAGGAGTTGAAGAACCTGAAAGAAAATAAAACGGTTAATAAGAAGAGTCAACTTACCTCACTGAACCCGATTGTAGATGGAGATGGTGTCCTAAGAGTTGGTGGAAGATTAGAGCACGCTGGAATTAGTGAACAGATGAAGCATCCAGTGATAATTCCACACAAGTCACACTTCACAACTTTAATCTTAGATAATGCGCACGAAAAAACTCTGCATGGTAACCCGCAACTGATGCTCAATTACTTGAGATCGAAATATTACGTAATTGGAGCATCCAATGCGGTTAAGTTGTTCGTTCGCAAATGTGTGACATGTGCTCGCTATGCCGCTGCATCGCGACACCCACTGATGGGACAGTTGCCGTCAGTTCGAGGAACTGTCAATCGCCCCTTTTTTCAGAGTGGTGTGGACTATGCTGGTCCAATAAACATGCGCACCTCAAAGGGAAGAGGCCACCGCTCTTACAAAGGCTACATCTGccttttcatttgtatggctacAAGAGCAATACATCTTGAAGCGGTCAGTGACTTGACAGCTCAAGGATTTATTGCGGCATTTAAACGCTTTACAGCACGTCGTGGTCATTGCGCTGATTTGTGGAGCGACAATGGAACGAACTTCGTGGGAGCTGCTCGTGAGCTGAAGCAGTTATACGCCGAAGAACGATCAAGCGTGGCTGTGGAAATTGCTGATCAGCTTGCTACAAACTCCACTAATTGGCATTGGATTCCTCCACACTCTCCAAACTTTGGAGGCCTCTGGGAGGCGGGAGTCAAATCCACGAAACATCACCTTAAACGAGTGATTGGAGATTCCACCTTGACATTTGAGGAAATGGCAACAGTTTTAGCTCAAATTGAAGCTTGCCTTAATTCAAGGCCTATGTCAAGAATCAATAGTAACAACAGTGATGATCCTATACCACTCACTCCTGGACATTTTTTGGTTGGAGAGCCGCTAGTACTTGTGCCAGATTCCAACTATGAAAGTACCAATGTAGGTAGTTTAAGAAGATGGCAGCTAACACAAAAAATGGTTCAAGATTTCTGGCGCCGATGGTCGCGTGAATATCTGACTCAGTTTTACCACCGTTACAAGTGGGCCCATCAAACGCCCGAGCCAGTAGTAGGTAGTGTGGTGTTAGTAAAGGAAGATAATTTGCCTCCAGCAAGATGGTTGTACGGTGTAATCACTGATAAACACCCAGGTCTGGATGGAATCACTCGAGTAGTTAGTTTACGTTGTAAAGGGAATATTATTAAACGACCTGTTGGCAAACTATGTTTTTTGCCAATAGAAACTTAAAGTTTAAGATTTGCATTTTTTGTTTCTTACCAAATGTAAGTTGAGGTTTTTAATTTGGTATCATTTGTTCAATTTGAATGCAAAGTTATTGCAGCGTGCTgagttgtttgtttacattttgaatATCACATGTTACAATTTCCTTTCACTGTGTCATGATATAAGTTTTGTTGTATTTTGTCATAGTTAGTTGTCTCATGGTGGGCGGAAATAAGGACATTTGTGTTATTATTGTCCTTGGTGGGCGGAATGTCCAACTTCTGTTTATATTTGTTAGGATTGTTTTGCAAGAAGTTGATTTTGTTTCCAAATTACCCGCTAGATGTCGTTATACCATGTGTCAAATTTCCTACATCGCGGTATTAAGATTTTTCTGCAAAACACGACGTCTGGCTGATATTAAATATTGTCAAGCTTTTAGAACAGTTATACCTCTAACGAAATTATACATTATTGTACAGTCATTAGAGTGTTATTCTTTTGGGCCCTTTTTACAATGTGACAGGGAGCTTGTGTGGCCAATTCATGAACCATTAACCAACACAAGCGCTCACTTAGTTCCGGATGAACTAGATAGATGGCGCGACGCGTCGCTGCCCGCCAACATCGACTCTTGCGCACAATCACGGAAAACGTCGCAATCGACTGTGTGCTAGTGTCTAGCGTATCCTGAGCTGTTGAAGAGTAGAAACTGTGCGTGATCAGAGGTCAAGAAGTACACTACACACTACACAGGTTATAGTGATGGATTAGTATTGTGAATGTAGACCAGCTGCATGCTGTTGACATAATGAGATAAACCCCAGCCCGCCAACGCTGAACGGATGGTTTATATTGAACACGCGGTGTTATGAAACTTTAACTTATGCTATATTTCTACCATCCCTGTCAAACTACGAGTATATATCTTTATGGTGCTTAGTGTTTGACGTATTCAATTTACAGTGGTTGTAAAACTTGTAAATCAACCAAGACATTAAGACAAGGTGAAGGTTGCGACAGATAGATAGATGGACGGAATAGTATTGTGGCGTTCATTCGGGAAGGCTTATAAGTTTATCAGTGGATGTCAGCTgacaaataatattataaatatataatagt contains:
- the LOC134675768 gene encoding uncharacterized protein LOC134675768, which encodes MYRQVKVHQDDVDFQRILWRENSGEKIKHLRLLRVTFGTASAPHLAVRALQQVAYDEGAQYPNAADRVLKHFYVDDLLTGCESVEEGKLVYQEMNELLKKGGFELQKWSSNNEELISYMKETDVKEEGSLQLKIDAVMKILGLVWNRRNDEFEYSVQLPPLTVPVTKRSVISDISRLFDPLGWLAPVIIVAKIFIQKLWLSGIEWDDEVPPQLLKDWLNYRESLNQLTEFKLPRWNHASSNVTAELQGFCDASNEAFAAVVYLRTIDEEGNVHVSLITSKTKVAPIKQISIPRLELCGAVLLTKLLVEVADVMSISKANIHAWTDSTVVISWLNSRPNRWKTFVANRVSEIITSVEPHQWSHVSSKDNPADCASRGTRHLSNEELWIEGPSWLKNKEISYKKPNIKDTNLEEKSTKACFVNTYDNDDVTADAEETLISRFSKLWKLLRVLAFCKRFLKCVRKEKHVVVIALICGATMERTSWELLVS